The following coding sequences lie in one Treponema socranskii subsp. buccale genomic window:
- the tpiA gene encoding triose-phosphate isomerase, whose amino-acid sequence MARTHYIAGNWKMNTSKAEAVALAKDLVERLKGKPNKYMIAPPFVYLDAVSQVVKGSNIILGAQDVASTGNGAHTGEVSAEMLKDIGVQAVIIGHSERRHEIGESDMLINAKVRKALASGLDVVLCIGELLSEREEGKAESVCAFQLDAGLSGVRAAEMAHVTIAYEPVWAIGTGKTATPEDAQAIHAFCRAHIEKLYDEKVADETIIQYGGSMKAANAAELLSQKDIDGGLIGGAALKADTFVPICVL is encoded by the coding sequence ATGGCACGGACACATTATATTGCGGGAAACTGGAAGATGAATACGAGCAAAGCCGAAGCGGTCGCGCTCGCAAAGGATTTGGTTGAGCGGCTGAAAGGCAAACCGAATAAATATATGATCGCTCCTCCCTTCGTCTATCTCGATGCGGTCTCGCAGGTTGTAAAAGGGAGCAATATTATTTTGGGCGCTCAGGATGTCGCCTCTACCGGAAACGGAGCGCACACGGGCGAAGTGTCAGCCGAAATGCTCAAAGACATCGGAGTTCAAGCGGTGATCATAGGGCATTCGGAGCGGCGGCATGAAATCGGCGAAAGCGATATGCTCATCAACGCAAAAGTGCGCAAAGCGCTCGCGTCCGGTCTCGATGTCGTGCTGTGTATCGGAGAGCTGCTGTCCGAACGTGAAGAAGGAAAGGCGGAAAGCGTGTGCGCGTTCCAGCTCGATGCGGGACTTTCAGGCGTAAGGGCCGCCGAAATGGCGCACGTTACGATCGCATACGAGCCGGTGTGGGCGATCGGCACGGGAAAAACCGCGACGCCCGAAGACGCGCAGGCGATCCACGCGTTTTGCAGAGCTCATATCGAAAAGCTCTACGACGAAAAAGTCGCCGACGAAACGATCATTCAGTACGGCGGTTCGATGAAAGCGGCAAATGCAGCCGAACTGCTTTCTCAAAAGGATATCGACGGAGGGCTCATCGGAGGGGCGGCGCTGAAAGCCGACACTTTCGTTCCGATCTGCGTTTTGTAA
- a CDS encoding phosphoglycerate kinase: protein MIKTVKDVDLKGKRIVMRVDFNVPMKDGVVQDDTRIMAALPTIKYILEQKPRSLVLMSHLGDPAKDVKKAAEKAEKAGKPFTEEDKEKFIAGKNRMAPVAAYLEKKLGTHVAFAPDALGQKAAVDALPEGGVMMLENVRFHKEETAKTAEEREGMAKELSTYGDIFVNDAFGTAHRDQASTATIAKFMKTECVGGFLMEKEVKYLDPMLHNPPKPMVAIIGGAKVSSKIAVLESLLKNASTLVIGGGMSYTFLKAQGHSVGKSLVEDDFIDTAKKLLSEAKEKGVNIILPVDHRGAESFDANASAVPIDGTDIPDNLMALDVGPKTLELYKKAIGEAKSIIWNGPVGVFEFEAFSKGTEAVARMVAEATSRGAMTVVGGGDSVAAVNKFHLADKMSHVSTGGGASLEFLEGKTLPGIAILAQK, encoded by the coding sequence ATGATTAAAACCGTAAAAGATGTGGATTTAAAAGGCAAGCGCATCGTCATGAGAGTCGATTTCAACGTTCCGATGAAAGACGGCGTCGTTCAGGACGATACGCGTATTATGGCGGCGCTGCCGACGATCAAATACATTCTCGAGCAAAAGCCGCGGAGTCTCGTTTTAATGAGCCATCTCGGCGATCCTGCGAAAGACGTAAAAAAAGCCGCAGAAAAAGCGGAAAAGGCGGGAAAGCCGTTTACCGAAGAGGACAAAGAAAAATTCATCGCGGGTAAAAACCGCATGGCGCCCGTCGCCGCGTATTTGGAAAAAAAGCTCGGCACGCACGTCGCGTTTGCGCCCGACGCGCTCGGTCAAAAAGCCGCCGTCGACGCGCTGCCTGAAGGCGGGGTTATGATGCTCGAAAACGTCCGCTTCCATAAAGAAGAGACGGCAAAGACGGCCGAAGAGCGCGAGGGAATGGCGAAAGAGCTTTCGACTTACGGCGACATCTTCGTCAACGATGCGTTCGGTACCGCGCACCGCGATCAGGCGTCGACTGCGACGATCGCAAAGTTTATGAAAACGGAATGCGTCGGCGGTTTTCTCATGGAAAAAGAAGTGAAGTACCTCGATCCGATGCTGCACAATCCTCCGAAACCGATGGTTGCAATTATCGGAGGTGCGAAAGTTTCTTCGAAGATCGCAGTGCTCGAAAGCCTTTTGAAAAACGCATCGACGCTCGTCATCGGCGGCGGTATGTCGTACACGTTTTTGAAAGCGCAGGGGCACAGCGTCGGAAAATCGCTTGTCGAAGACGATTTTATCGATACGGCGAAAAAATTATTAAGCGAAGCGAAAGAAAAAGGCGTAAACATTATTTTGCCGGTCGATCACAGAGGCGCCGAGTCCTTCGACGCGAACGCTTCCGCCGTTCCGATCGACGGTACCGATATCCCCGACAATCTCATGGCGCTCGATGTGGGACCGAAAACGCTCGAACTGTACAAAAAGGCGATCGGAGAAGCGAAGTCGATCATTTGGAACGGACCTGTCGGCGTTTTCGAATTCGAAGCGTTTTCGAAAGGAACCGAAGCGGTTGCGCGTATGGTCGCCGAAGCGACATCTCGCGGCGCGATGACGGTAGTCGGCGGCGGAGATTCGGTCGCTGCGGTCAATAAATTTCACCTTGCCGATAAGATGAGCCACGTTTCCACGGGCGGCGGGGCGTCGCTCGAATTTCTTGAAGGAAAAACGCTTCCGGGTATCGCGATTTTGGCACAAAAATAA
- a CDS encoding tetratricopeptide repeat protein translates to MKKLVIIIFAAFSLALVSCMTFQKDVLVSSDETADGGFSLSMQARLAPLDAAFFGGDNAADYAAERAHIISEIQKRLAFPELEKRTASRLYALLGRAYFIGGNSAEAKKCYEQAVRRYADDSEAIVLGHRLGIVNLKEALSLRSGDGVLVLESALGAYRAGRYDEAAGLFDTAFLLLAPFYKSAYSPLREKAWRLKDAVTGDKALAKFLPLESISLLQMIEITQVSTQLLDIYTGGKKYGGERLFSVVRGAGLLKSVSGASDDAQLSSAAEANRILCARFLWNLRTAAGKNPNPARYSERYRARMLSSPIPDVPLASPDFDAVLGCVENELMTLRDGINFYPEGKVSGAEFNAAITKIR, encoded by the coding sequence ATGAAAAAATTAGTAATTATTATTTTTGCGGCGTTCTCGCTTGCACTTGTTTCCTGTATGACGTTTCAAAAAGACGTACTCGTCTCTTCGGATGAAACGGCCGACGGCGGTTTTTCGCTTTCGATGCAGGCGCGCCTTGCCCCCCTCGACGCCGCTTTTTTCGGCGGGGACAATGCGGCAGATTATGCGGCTGAAAGAGCGCATATCATCTCGGAGATACAAAAGCGCCTTGCGTTTCCCGAACTCGAAAAACGGACGGCTTCCCGTCTCTATGCGCTTTTGGGCCGCGCGTATTTTATCGGCGGAAATTCCGCCGAAGCGAAAAAATGCTACGAGCAGGCTGTCCGCCGCTATGCCGACGACAGCGAAGCGATCGTGCTCGGTCATCGTTTGGGAATTGTTAATCTAAAAGAAGCGCTTTCGCTTCGAAGCGGAGACGGAGTCCTCGTCCTCGAATCCGCACTCGGCGCATACAGGGCGGGAAGGTACGATGAAGCGGCAGGCCTCTTCGATACCGCTTTTTTGCTCCTCGCGCCTTTTTATAAAAGCGCATACTCGCCGCTCCGCGAAAAAGCGTGGCGACTTAAAGACGCCGTTACAGGCGATAAAGCGCTTGCAAAATTCTTGCCGCTCGAATCGATTTCGCTTTTACAGATGATCGAAATAACGCAAGTCTCGACGCAGCTTTTGGATATCTATACCGGCGGAAAAAAGTACGGAGGGGAAAGATTGTTTTCCGTTGTGAGGGGTGCGGGTTTGCTGAAAAGCGTTTCCGGCGCTTCGGATGACGCTCAGCTTAGCTCGGCTGCGGAAGCGAACCGTATCCTTTGCGCGCGCTTTTTATGGAACTTGCGGACGGCTGCGGGAAAAAATCCGAATCCCGCACGATATTCCGAGCGCTACCGTGCAAGGATGCTTTCGAGTCCGATCCCCGATGTGCCGCTCGCTTCTCCCGATTTCGATGCGGTGCTCGGCTGCGTTGAAAACGAACTTATGACACTCCGCGACGGAATCAATTTTTATCCCGAAGGAAAAGTGTCGGGCGCGGAATTCAACGCGGCCATTACAAAGATACGATAG
- a CDS encoding MBL fold metallo-hydrolase, producing the protein MTDIQELIPDVYVIPGGTNVGVIRVKTESGCGLYLIDSGGSEKDARKIEKILDEHFTDRHLRAVINTHSHADHTGGNAYFAEKTKCEIWMPYLEKGSVENTLLQPSLAWGGFPLPELRTSYYVPAHCEATRVIRDEECVELSDGKKIRFIALPGHYFEMLGVMCTIPDGKCAFFAGDAVFGKKVIAKFSIPFMLDIFSFLDTLEKLRSVRADRYVPSHGDAVTRIDETVEMNEIAVLQTISCIMKILKKKPHTAEELLTEVANANGISMKLAQYVLIGSTLRSFLTCLYEKGRITYEIADNKMLWKAVD; encoded by the coding sequence ATGACTGACATACAGGAACTCATCCCCGACGTCTACGTGATCCCCGGCGGAACGAACGTCGGCGTCATACGCGTAAAAACCGAAAGCGGATGCGGCCTCTACCTCATCGATTCGGGCGGAAGCGAAAAAGACGCGCGCAAAATCGAGAAAATTCTTGATGAGCATTTTACCGACCGGCATCTCCGAGCGGTCATCAACACGCATTCGCACGCCGATCATACCGGCGGCAACGCCTATTTTGCAGAAAAAACGAAATGCGAAATATGGATGCCCTACCTCGAAAAAGGGAGCGTTGAAAACACGCTTTTGCAGCCCTCTCTCGCATGGGGCGGCTTTCCGCTTCCCGAACTGCGCACATCCTATTACGTTCCCGCGCACTGCGAAGCGACGCGCGTCATACGAGATGAAGAGTGCGTCGAGCTTTCCGACGGAAAAAAAATACGCTTTATCGCCCTGCCCGGCCACTATTTTGAAATGCTCGGCGTTATGTGCACGATCCCCGACGGAAAATGCGCGTTCTTTGCCGGAGATGCCGTATTCGGCAAAAAAGTTATCGCAAAATTTTCGATTCCGTTTATGCTCGACATTTTTTCATTTTTAGATACACTCGAAAAGCTCCGCTCCGTACGTGCTGACCGGTATGTGCCGAGCCACGGGGACGCCGTCACGAGGATCGACGAAACGGTCGAGATGAACGAAATCGCCGTTTTACAGACGATAAGCTGCATTATGAAGATTTTAAAAAAGAAGCCGCATACGGCCGAAGAATTATTAACCGAAGTCGCAAACGCAAACGGCATTTCGATGAAGCTCGCGCAGTACGTGCTCATCGGCTCGACGCTCCGCTCCTTTCTTACGTGCTTGTATGAAAAAGGGCGCATAACCTACGAAATCGCCGATAATAAAATGCTGTGGAAAGCGGTTGACTGA